The sequence CTCCTTGTAGGGCTTTTGAAAAGGACACATAGCACAAGGCAGAGGGACCACACTCTCAGGAAAGACCTCTAGACCATGAAGAACTTATACAGGATAAAGTCTATGCTTTAAAGAGGTATTTTCTAATAAACTGATGTTAAATCATTCAAATATTTGTAATCTGCAAATGAAAATATGTAACTGTCTTTACTACCTGAATGTATAAAACAGCCTAAGCCCTCTGTACAAAGACTTCATAAGGCTGAAATCAAAGTTCAATTGTACTCTACAAATCCAAGATAATATATTTCCTGTAAGTTACCAtgtttgccgtgtgtgtgctaGCATAGTGAGATGTCAGAGTGCTTTGTTAAATTTAATAAAGGTCAATAAACTCACAAGTCATAGATGTGTTACCTGTATGACTTTGATGAACCCCGTTATCAGCTGAACTTGGACTTTGATTAACCACATCCATAGACATTCACCTCTGCTCTGTTCTTTCATCACCTACAGCTTTATATCATATGTAAGCCTCAGAGGGAGATATGGAAACAAAATATTAGGAGGTGGTGTTAAGTGGGAGGCACACAAAAATAtaaatttgtttatttaatttcttctacATTATTACTGAGtccaacagcagcaacacagacaagcacagttTCTATTAGACCTCAACTGAGTAGGCTAGGCATGACACAATAAACAGTGGCTATGCAACTGAAAGTGTGAGCAACTTTGAATCTTAAATTAACACAATCCAAATTGATTTGAATGATTCGGTGTCATTCCATTGCCCATGTGTCCTCAAAGTGCATGTCTATATGGGTCCCATCACATAGTTATTCTCCCAGATAAAGCAGGGAGGTCACAGCTGCCAAGAGTGCCACTCCGCCAGTCACGGCCACTCCAACCATGTAGCCCAAGCTCGTCTGTTTTTCGGGGACGTCTTTTGGGGCCTCAGCCTGTGGTTGTGGAGGCGTATCCTCCTGGTGGAcgcctgtgtggtgtgtgtgtgtgggcgcgggTGCTGGAGTGGAGGGCTCCACGTGACTGACCTCCAGGCCAGAGCAGATGCTCTCCTCCGTCACGCTGCAGTCCAGCATCTCCTGCAGGTGCTCGGCCACCTCGGCCAAGCTCTCGTCCGGAAACATGTAGTCGCACACGCAGAAACCAGCCTCGGGCACGGGGGCAAAAACTCTGAGGGGCAAACACTGCTGCCCCTCTGCGGACCCTCGGCCTTCGGCCTGATCCACGAAGAGGTCGTCGAAGAGCATGTCCACCCTGCAGGACACAGTGTTCATGATGTCCCTCTTTATGGCCTCAATGGCCTGGCCGGCTTTGGGCTTATTGGAGTGGACGTAGGCCCTGCAGGACACCTGGCCTCTGATCACCACAGAGGGACTGGGCTGcgtcgccacacacacactcgtctctgACGGGCTCTCcacaggagggaggaggacCTGCACTTGGAGTTTCTGCTGGCCGAGTTTGGGGTTTCTCTTCTGTCCAGCCACCAGCTCTGTCTCCGGGGCCATGACTTTGCCATTGATCAGACAGGTGCTGCCTATGATTCGCTTGGCCCACCGCTGGAGTCCGTCCTTGATACTCTTGTGCTTGGCCTCTGACGACTTGTCCGAGACTGGGAGATGGAGGTCCAGTCTAACGGAGCACGTCACTACCGGCCAGCTGGAAGACACGCCACTCTGATATTTCCAATCTGCTGGTTTAGCTGAGCTCTTTGGGTCTTTAACATCGAACGTTTTGCAAACGACTTTACGGGTTTTGGAGCAGATCTGAAGGGCGACCCTCTCCGTGACATCCTCATATGTGTCATCCCAAAGCTTTCCTTTAGCTAAATACTTATCAACAGCGAAAACTAACTTTCGCAGGGTATTCATGGCTTCTTTTGACAGCTCTGGAAGAACGATCATGAACACACCAAGCACAGACAGACCACCGGGTAGCATTCGGGAT comes from Sardina pilchardus chromosome 6, fSarPil1.1, whole genome shotgun sequence and encodes:
- the odr4 gene encoding protein odr-4 homolog, producing the protein MGRGYVVEAVVEKYFSSLESGSAAFTTGLLIGQSSLQRDYVVLSTKTPQRGTESSSGTLDDVDIEWVTEHAKQVSRMLPGGLSVLGVFMIVLPELSKEAMNTLRKLVFAVDKYLAKGKLWDDTYEDVTERVALQICSKTRKVVCKTFDVKDPKSSAKPADWKYQSGVSSSWPVVTCSVRLDLHLPVSDKSSEAKHKSIKDGLQRWAKRIIGSTCLINGKVMAPETELVAGQKRNPKLGQQKLQVQVLLPPVESPSETSVCVATQPSPSVVIRGQVSCRAYVHSNKPKAGQAIEAIKRDIMNTVSCRVDMLFDDLFVDQAEGRGSAEGQQCLPLRVFAPVPEAGFCVCDYMFPDESLAEVAEHLQEMLDCSVTEESICSGLEVSHVEPSTPAPAPTHTHHTGVHQEDTPPQPQAEAPKDVPEKQTSLGYMVGVAVTGGVALLAAVTSLLYLGE